Proteins encoded within one genomic window of Triticum aestivum cultivar Chinese Spring chromosome 2D, IWGSC CS RefSeq v2.1, whole genome shotgun sequence:
- the LOC123051018 gene encoding probable pectate lyase 8 isoform X1 yields the protein MAEQAGARRRWAALAALGAVSVVLLFVALSGGGGVAGLSGGSRLRSASTAKVVTAAARRWLRDSTSRLTATATAARSERADDHADGSAVAVAVDDPEAVVSQVHMSIRNSTARRNLGYLSCGTGNPIDDCWRCDSDWHNNRQRLADCGIGFGRNAIGGRDGKIYVVTDAGDDDPVNPRKGTLRHAVIQDEPLWIIFKRDMVITLSQELIMNSFKTIDGRGANVHIANGACITIQYVTNVIIHGLHIHDCRPTGNAMVRSSPSHYGWRTMADGDAVSIFGASHVWVDHCSLSNCADGLVDAIMGSTAITVSNNYFTHHNEVMLLGHSDSYLKDKAMQVTIAFNHFGEGLIQRMPRCRHGYFHVVNNDYTHWEMYAIGGSAEPTINSQGNRYLAPTNPFAKEVTKRVETAQTTWKAWNWRSEGDMLLNGAFFTPSGAGASASYSRASSLGAKSSSMVATITSGAGALSCHKGSSC from the exons ATGGCGGAGCAAGCGGGTGCCAGGAGGAGGTGGGCCGCGCTGGCGGCGCTCGGGGCCGTCTCCGTCGTCCTCCTCTTCGTCGccctctccggcggcggcggcgtcgcggggCTCTCCGGCGGCAGCAGGCTCCG GTCCGCGTCGACGGCGAAGGTGGTGACCGcggcggcgaggcggtggctgCGGGACTCCACATCACGgctcacggcgacggcgacggcggcgag GAGCGAACGTGCCGACGATCACGCCGACGGTtccgcggtggcggtggcggtggatgACCCGGAAGCGGTGGTCTCGCAAGTGCACAT GTCGATCAGGAACAGCACCGCCCGGAGGAACCTGGGGTACCTGTCGTGCGGCACCGGGAACCCCATCGACGACTGCTGGCGCTGCGACTCGGACTGGCACAACAACCGGCAGCGCCTGGCCGACTGCGGCATCGGCTTCGGCCGCAACGCCATCGGCGGCCGCGACGGCAAGATCTACGTGGTCACCGACGCGGGCGACGACGACCCCGTGAACCCCAGGAAGGGCACCCTGCGCCACGCCGTCATCCAGGACGAGCCGCTGTGGATCATCTTCAAGCGCGACATGGTCATCACCCTCTCCCAGGAGCTCATCATGAACAGCTTCAAGACCATCGACGGCCGGGGCGCCAACGTGCACATCGCCAACGGCGCCTGCATCACCATCCAGTACGTCACCAACGTCATCATCCACGGCCTCCACATCCACGACTGCCGCCCCACCGGCAACGCCATGGTGCGCAGCTCGCCCAGCCACTACGGGTGGCGCACCATGGCCGACGGCGACGCCGTCTCCATCTTCGGCGCCAGCCACGTCTGGGTCGACCACTGCTCCCTCTCCAACTGCGCCGACGGCCTCGTCGACGCCATCATGGGCTCCACCGCCATCACTGTCTCCAACAACTACTTCACCCACCACAATGAG GTGATGCTCTTGGGCCACAGTGACTCCTACCTCAAGGACAAGGCAATGCAGGTCACCATAGCTTTCAACCATTTCGGGGAAGGGCTCATCCAGAGGATGCCAAG GTGCAGGCATGGTTACTTCCACGTGGTGAACAATGACTACACCCACTGGGAGATGTACGCCATCGGAGGGAGCGCCGAGCCGACCATCAACAGCCAGGGGAACCGCTACCTCGCGCCAACCAACCCTTTTGCCAAGGAG GTGACAAAGAGAGTCGAGACCGCCCAGACCACGTGGAAGGCCTGGAACTGGAGGTCAGAGGGCGACATGCTGCTGAACGGCGCCTTCTTCACCCCGTCGGGAGCAGGCGCGTCAGCCAGCTACTCGCGCGCCTCCAGCCTCGGCGCCAAGTCCTCATCCATGGTCGCCACCATCACCTCCGGCGCGGGCGCCCTGTCGTGCCACAAGGGCTCCTCCTGCTAG
- the LOC123051018 gene encoding probable pectate lyase 8 isoform X2 — protein sequence MAEQAGARRRWAALAALGAVSVVLLFVALSGGGGVAGLSGGSRLRSERADDHADGSAVAVAVDDPEAVVSQVHMSIRNSTARRNLGYLSCGTGNPIDDCWRCDSDWHNNRQRLADCGIGFGRNAIGGRDGKIYVVTDAGDDDPVNPRKGTLRHAVIQDEPLWIIFKRDMVITLSQELIMNSFKTIDGRGANVHIANGACITIQYVTNVIIHGLHIHDCRPTGNAMVRSSPSHYGWRTMADGDAVSIFGASHVWVDHCSLSNCADGLVDAIMGSTAITVSNNYFTHHNEVMLLGHSDSYLKDKAMQVTIAFNHFGEGLIQRMPRCRHGYFHVVNNDYTHWEMYAIGGSAEPTINSQGNRYLAPTNPFAKEVTKRVETAQTTWKAWNWRSEGDMLLNGAFFTPSGAGASASYSRASSLGAKSSSMVATITSGAGALSCHKGSSC from the exons ATGGCGGAGCAAGCGGGTGCCAGGAGGAGGTGGGCCGCGCTGGCGGCGCTCGGGGCCGTCTCCGTCGTCCTCCTCTTCGTCGccctctccggcggcggcggcgtcgcggggCTCTCCGGCGGCAGCAGGCTCCG GAGCGAACGTGCCGACGATCACGCCGACGGTtccgcggtggcggtggcggtggatgACCCGGAAGCGGTGGTCTCGCAAGTGCACAT GTCGATCAGGAACAGCACCGCCCGGAGGAACCTGGGGTACCTGTCGTGCGGCACCGGGAACCCCATCGACGACTGCTGGCGCTGCGACTCGGACTGGCACAACAACCGGCAGCGCCTGGCCGACTGCGGCATCGGCTTCGGCCGCAACGCCATCGGCGGCCGCGACGGCAAGATCTACGTGGTCACCGACGCGGGCGACGACGACCCCGTGAACCCCAGGAAGGGCACCCTGCGCCACGCCGTCATCCAGGACGAGCCGCTGTGGATCATCTTCAAGCGCGACATGGTCATCACCCTCTCCCAGGAGCTCATCATGAACAGCTTCAAGACCATCGACGGCCGGGGCGCCAACGTGCACATCGCCAACGGCGCCTGCATCACCATCCAGTACGTCACCAACGTCATCATCCACGGCCTCCACATCCACGACTGCCGCCCCACCGGCAACGCCATGGTGCGCAGCTCGCCCAGCCACTACGGGTGGCGCACCATGGCCGACGGCGACGCCGTCTCCATCTTCGGCGCCAGCCACGTCTGGGTCGACCACTGCTCCCTCTCCAACTGCGCCGACGGCCTCGTCGACGCCATCATGGGCTCCACCGCCATCACTGTCTCCAACAACTACTTCACCCACCACAATGAG GTGATGCTCTTGGGCCACAGTGACTCCTACCTCAAGGACAAGGCAATGCAGGTCACCATAGCTTTCAACCATTTCGGGGAAGGGCTCATCCAGAGGATGCCAAG GTGCAGGCATGGTTACTTCCACGTGGTGAACAATGACTACACCCACTGGGAGATGTACGCCATCGGAGGGAGCGCCGAGCCGACCATCAACAGCCAGGGGAACCGCTACCTCGCGCCAACCAACCCTTTTGCCAAGGAG GTGACAAAGAGAGTCGAGACCGCCCAGACCACGTGGAAGGCCTGGAACTGGAGGTCAGAGGGCGACATGCTGCTGAACGGCGCCTTCTTCACCCCGTCGGGAGCAGGCGCGTCAGCCAGCTACTCGCGCGCCTCCAGCCTCGGCGCCAAGTCCTCATCCATGGTCGCCACCATCACCTCCGGCGCGGGCGCCCTGTCGTGCCACAAGGGCTCCTCCTGCTAG